One genomic window of Garra rufa chromosome 2, GarRuf1.0, whole genome shotgun sequence includes the following:
- the sfr1 gene encoding swi5-dependent recombination DNA repair protein 1 homolog: METTPIKLTPANETTPNTAQSSSSRSSAAKSMSSSLREKLKRSRHSFRSPLSVVKRLKIEEDNQPQTSQPGDTNHRVTDDRDPDTDVNRNDMKERRDCSHTAEPAQKESIQQCEKLRKAVKEKTETLRRLKMAKMYRKKNDLTQLQRLVDKWRSCVQSVLCELQSELPTEGKQLSLSQLIDNFGLDDKLLHFDRTEEDFTDT; encoded by the exons ATGGAGACAACCCCGATAAAACTGACACCAGCTAATGAAACTACACCGAACACAGCCCAGTCTTCTTCAAGCAGGTCAAGCGCTGCCAAG TCCATGAGTTCCTCACTGAGGGAAAAGTTGAAAAGATCACGCCACTCATTCAGATCCCCTCTGAGTGTGGTTAAACGCCTTAAAATTGAAGAAGACAACCAGCCACAGACCTCACAACCGGGAGACACTAACCACAGGGTGACCGACGACAGAGACCCTGATACGGATGTCAATCGAAATGATATGAAGGAGCGAAGAGACTGTTCACACACAGCCGAGCCCGCCCAAAAAGAGTCGATTCAGCAATGTGAGAAGCTAAGAAAAGCAGTGAAGGAGAAAACAGAAACCTTGCGAAGATTGAAGATGGCTAAGATGTATAGAAAAAAG AATGACCTGACCCAGCTGCAGAGACTTGTAGACAAATGGAGATCCTGTGTTCAGTCTGTGCTGTGTGAACTACAGAGTGAATTACCCACAGAGGGAAAACAACTCAGTCTGTCTCAGCTTATAGACAACTTTGGGTTAGATGACAAATTACTGCATTTTGACAGAACAGAGGAAGACTTCACAGACACTTGA